In Flammeovirgaceae bacterium 311, one DNA window encodes the following:
- a CDS encoding hypothetical protein (COG3293 Transposase and inactivated derivatives), translated as MENVIEERFIEELPERLIGDKAYDSDPLDEALRQQGIEMIAPHRGNRTKKKTQDGRKLRRYKRRWKVERFFAWLFNYRRCVTRYEYNVENYKAFILLACMLILLKPFMR; from the coding sequence GTGGAGAATGTGATAGAGGAGCGCTTTATTGAAGAACTGCCAGAGCGGCTTATTGGTGATAAAGCCTATGATTCAGATCCTTTAGATGAAGCTTTACGGCAGCAAGGCATTGAAATGATTGCTCCTCATAGGGGCAACAGAACCAAAAAAAAGACGCAAGATGGCAGGAAATTAAGGCGCTATAAAAGAAGATGGAAGGTTGAAAGGTTCTTCGCCTGGCTCTTCAATTATAGAAGATGTGTGACCAGATATGAATACAATGTAGAGAACTATAAAGCATTCATTTTGCTGGCTTGCATGCTAATTCTGCTAAAACCATTTATGAGATAG
- a CDS encoding putative GNAT family acetyltransferase (COG0454 Histone acetyltransferase HPA2 and related acetyltransferases) produces the protein MVITYRQGTIDDLCNLKKLALVSWGQFQPMLTIENWNKLNKSLMDDMTFIELLNSSICFVCTTGQGEIIGMTFLVPSGNPTDIYDKEWCYIRFVTVHPNFGGQGIGRKLTTLCIDAAKANGEKVVALHTSEFMSNAIHIYESLGFEVLKEIDRRLGKRYWLYKLDLE, from the coding sequence ATGGTCATAACCTATAGACAAGGAACAATCGATGACTTGTGTAACTTGAAAAAGTTGGCTTTAGTATCATGGGGTCAATTTCAGCCGATGTTGACAATTGAGAACTGGAATAAATTAAATAAAAGTTTAATGGATGACATGACTTTTATAGAACTGCTGAACTCATCGATTTGCTTTGTTTGTACAACTGGCCAAGGCGAAATTATTGGAATGACGTTTCTAGTTCCCAGCGGAAATCCAACAGACATCTATGACAAAGAATGGTGTTACATCCGATTTGTTACAGTTCACCCAAACTTTGGCGGACAAGGAATAGGACGAAAATTGACAACTCTTTGTATTGATGCAGCGAAAGCCAACGGCGAGAAAGTAGTTGCATTGCATACTTCCGAATTTATGAGTAATGCTATACATATTTATGAAAGCTTGGGTTTTGAAGTTTTAAAGGAAATAGACAGGCGACTTGGCAAAAGATATTGGCTTTACAAACTTGACTTGGAATAA
- a CDS encoding IS5 family transposase, orfA (COG3293 Transposase and inactivated derivatives), whose amino-acid sequence MKLTDKQWEVIKDMIPDGPKRTDGKGRPWRDKRDVLEGILWILKTGAQWSHLPPMYPPYQTCHRRFQQWREQGVMQKVVETLARDLHERGGVDLSECFIDGSFCMAKKGDLLLARLNGERGPRSWQSQMLVVLYYLSQSNQHLPTK is encoded by the coding sequence ATGAAGTTGACAGATAAGCAGTGGGAAGTGATAAAGGACATGATTCCTGATGGTCCAAAGAGGACAGATGGTAAAGGCAGACCCTGGCGAGATAAGCGAGATGTGCTGGAAGGAATACTTTGGATTTTGAAGACAGGAGCACAGTGGAGCCATTTGCCTCCCATGTATCCTCCTTATCAAACCTGTCACAGGAGATTCCAGCAATGGCGAGAACAGGGAGTGATGCAGAAGGTGGTAGAGACCCTGGCAAGAGATCTTCATGAAAGAGGCGGTGTGGATTTGAGCGAGTGCTTTATTGACGGCTCATTCTGCATGGCCAAAAAGGGGGATCTTCTGTTGGCAAGACTAAACGGGGAAAGGGGACCAAGATCATGGCAGTCACAGATGCTGGTGGTACTATACTATCTGTCTCAATCCAATCAGCATCTCCCCACGAAGTAA
- a CDS encoding plasmid stabilization system (COG3668 Plasmid stabilization system protein): MAKIKWTNIALDDLRAVYDFVAQDSPKYADRLMDKIVERVDALEEHPQIGRKVPEFDNENIRELIEGNYRIIYRIEPDENIGISRIHHSARILRGL, translated from the coding sequence ATGGCAAAAATAAAATGGACGAATATTGCGCTTGATGATCTACGGGCAGTGTATGACTTTGTGGCGCAAGATTCACCGAAATATGCCGATCGACTGATGGACAAGATTGTTGAACGAGTAGATGCTCTAGAAGAGCACCCTCAGATCGGGAGAAAGGTGCCGGAATTTGACAATGAAAATATAAGAGAACTCATCGAGGGTAACTACAGAATCATATATAGAATAGAACCTGATGAAAATATAGGTATATCTCGTATTCACCATTCAGCAAGAATACTACGGGGACTTTAA
- a CDS encoding transposase IS1182 family protein (COG3666 Transposase and inactivated derivatives), producing the protein MHHLTGRDRNQTFSTSLEASISADNPVRVIDAFVDALPLLEMGFKGVEPKATGRPSFDPAHLLKLYLYGYYNRIRSSRKLETECRRNLEVQWLLQGLCPAYHTIADFRKEHPQQLKQVFKAFVAFLNDAHLLKGKYVAIDGTKIRAVNSRKNNYNQKKIERQLSYIQEKIDDYLDLLEEEDQKEAHDVKGSRADIEVALKHLEKRKLKYEQMEKEVAQSDDGQVSTSDKESRALIQHHNVVEVSYNSQAAVDSKHCLIIHYQALNKNDSKALAPTALAAKQALGKKRITVLADKAYHSGEQLSECLDNGIITIVAYKEPARDPVPTAAYYLEQFHYDEKKDHYICPKGEVLSSNGSWYEKHKVSLEKKNASPYMVKHYKTKACLCCAAKALCTINKAGRLIERSEHAGVIKSNNQRVMRQKEVYRKRQAIVEHPFGTIKRAWGYSYTLMKGLKKVDGELGLIFTCYNLRRAVSILSVPKLLKLLKSYTKWPVAALSSLTALYLMLFS; encoded by the coding sequence ATGCACCATCTGACGGGAAGAGATCGTAATCAGACTTTTTCAACTAGTCTGGAGGCATCCATATCAGCTGATAATCCAGTTAGGGTCATTGATGCTTTTGTAGATGCACTGCCCCTTTTGGAGATGGGTTTCAAGGGAGTGGAGCCCAAAGCTACGGGCAGACCCTCTTTTGATCCTGCTCATCTTTTGAAGCTCTACCTGTATGGCTACTACAACAGGATCAGATCAAGCAGAAAGCTGGAGACAGAATGCAGAAGGAATCTTGAAGTGCAGTGGCTGCTACAGGGGCTCTGTCCTGCCTATCATACCATCGCTGACTTCAGGAAAGAGCATCCCCAGCAGCTCAAGCAGGTCTTCAAGGCCTTTGTAGCTTTTCTTAATGATGCTCACCTGCTTAAGGGCAAATATGTAGCCATAGATGGCACAAAGATCAGAGCAGTGAATTCCAGAAAGAACAACTACAACCAAAAGAAGATAGAGCGCCAGCTTAGCTACATACAAGAAAAGATAGATGATTACTTGGATCTGTTGGAAGAGGAAGATCAAAAGGAAGCCCATGATGTCAAAGGCTCCAGGGCTGACATCGAAGTGGCTCTTAAGCACCTGGAGAAGCGAAAGCTCAAGTACGAGCAGATGGAAAAAGAGGTAGCGCAAAGTGATGACGGACAGGTATCTACTTCAGATAAAGAAAGCAGAGCCCTAATCCAGCACCATAATGTAGTGGAGGTAAGCTACAACAGCCAGGCAGCAGTCGATAGCAAACACTGCCTAATCATCCACTACCAGGCCCTCAACAAGAACGATTCTAAAGCACTAGCTCCTACAGCTCTTGCAGCTAAACAAGCACTAGGAAAGAAAAGAATCACTGTACTGGCTGACAAAGCCTATCATAGCGGAGAACAGCTAAGTGAGTGCCTGGACAATGGCATCATCACCATAGTGGCGTATAAAGAACCTGCCAGAGATCCTGTGCCAACTGCTGCTTATTATCTGGAGCAGTTCCATTATGATGAAAAGAAAGACCATTATATCTGTCCTAAAGGGGAAGTGCTTTCTAGCAATGGGTCCTGGTATGAGAAGCATAAGGTAAGCTTGGAAAAGAAAAATGCTTCTCCTTATATGGTCAAGCATTACAAGACCAAAGCCTGCCTTTGCTGTGCAGCCAAGGCGCTATGCACCATAAATAAGGCAGGAAGACTAATAGAACGCTCCGAGCATGCTGGAGTGATCAAAAGCAACAACCAGAGGGTAATGCGCCAAAAAGAAGTTTATCGTAAAAGACAAGCTATTGTAGAGCATCCTTTTGGTACCATCAAAAGAGCATGGGGCTACAGCTATACGCTGATGAAGGGACTGAAAAAAGTGGACGGAGAGCTGGGGCTTATCTTTACCTGCTACAACCTTAGGAGAGCTGTGTCCATCCTCTCGGTGCCTAAGCTGCTCAAACTACTGAAAAGCTACACCAAGTGGCCAGTGGCTGCTTTGTCTTCACTTACAGCGCTTTACCTGATGCTTTTTAGCTAA
- a CDS encoding hypothetical protein (COG1088 dTDP-D-glucose 4,6-dehydratase) has product MNKKIIIYILVTCAVAFIGSWIVRFYIDVTTPDFLNEMVEDHKNDKEIMAKIGGYKNYKYSYNENDLKKDTLPFSMTIYGNRGQVDYNGYAIKKNDDWMIRHLKDTIQTVD; this is encoded by the coding sequence ATGAATAAAAAAATCATTATTTACATATTAGTAACCTGCGCTGTGGCATTCATTGGCTCATGGATTGTTAGATTCTATATTGATGTTACTACGCCAGATTTTCTGAATGAAATGGTAGAGGATCATAAAAATGATAAGGAGATAATGGCTAAAATTGGTGGCTATAAGAACTATAAGTACAGCTATAACGAGAATGATTTAAAGAAGGACACTTTACCATTCAGTATGACAATCTATGGAAATAGAGGGCAGGTTGACTATAATGGGTATGCTATCAAGAAGAATGATGATTGGATGATAAGGCATTTAAAGGACACCATTCAGACGGTGGATTGA